In Miscanthus floridulus cultivar M001 chromosome 8, ASM1932011v1, whole genome shotgun sequence, the sequence TTCTCACAACACTCATTTATATACTAAAAAAGAGAAGTTGGATCAGACCAGCTTATTTTGATCGCCGATTTAATTGTATTTGTGTAGCTTATTTGGGAAACGTTTTCCGAATAAACTATACCAAACAGTTGTTTGGGCCATTATGTAATCTCCAAGAGCTGGGTTGAGGCACGGACGTCCTATGTTTTTTGTTCAGATTGAGGCTCAAATAAATCCATCTAATTAACTTATCCACACGCGGCATCTGAGAAGATTTGAGTGTTTTTTGGGGGGTAAAATCTGATATTTGAGTTTAATTTCTTCACTGGCGTCTTAAAATGGAACTGGGTActaaattttaattttttggtGGGCCAAAATAGCAAGTTTTTATCTTATAGTGATGGAGCACTAATTTTCTTCCATGGGGAATCGTCACTTTCGATGGAAAAAACGATATTTGATTTGCGAATTCTCAGTTACATCGCTCGTCAAAATCAGACATAATTAAATCCTTTTGCATTTCTCAGTTTGATGATTGATTTTGATTAAAAAAACACAGGCTTTGATAAACGACATTTCGGCAATTTGAACTGAACAACAGCCGCATGGACGGACGGACGCTAGCAATTGCACATCGCTTGCTGTTCACTGCAGTAGCCAGGAGTAGAGGTGCGCGATCTCGATAATCAGGGATTCCGATTCTGTCAGAATCAGAACTGGCCCCTGCCCTCGAAGCTCTGGCCGAAGGCCCACCCGGACGGCACGGCGTCGTCGAGCACGATGGCGCGTCCGTCGCTGGCGACGACGCGGAACGAGAGGCCCTCCCCGACGCTCCGTCCATCCCCGTTCGTCCAGACCTGTCCCCAGCTGCGCGCCATGTCGATCCACTGCCCGCCGTCCCGTGACCCCTTCGCGGCGACGGCCTTGACGTCCCCAGCCCCGGCGACGTTGAACACGAGCACGGCGACCCACCACCGGTTGCCCTTCAGCTCGAACCGCACGCCGCCGCGCTTGGCGCACGCCACGCGGCGGTACTGCACGGGGATGATCCCGACGTGGAAGTCGGTGACGAGGCGCAGGAACATGGGCTTGGACAGGTCGAAGTGCCGCAGCGGCGGGTTGCACCAGTTCTCGTTCGGCTTCGAGTAGTTCGCCGGGCACAGGTTCGTCGCCGTCACCGTCACCGGCGCGCCGCCGGGGGCGCAGAACGTGCTGCCCTGGCACCGTATCTCGTAGCAGCCGCCGCACGACCAGCCCTCGTTGAAGAGCGCCACGCTTAGCGCCGTCGTCTCCAGCCCGTACCCCTGCTGGAACAGATCGCCGTAGCCGCACGCGCCCTCTGCATGCATCAATGCATGCACCGATTGAGAAAAAAAAGGTTGAAACTAGACGTAGAACGTtcgtgcgtgtgcgtgtgcgtgtgctgTGATGAACAGCAGAGCAAGCTAGAGGAATCTTACGCATGGTGTCGGCGCCGCTTTCGTCGCCGTAGAACGTGGCGTGTGCCTCCTGCCACTGCTGCCAGGCGTCGCCGCCGGCCGACGACAGCGCCGGCAGAAGCAGCAGCTGCAGCGCCGCCACCACCGCGGCTGCCGCCGCAAAGCGAGACGACGACGCACTAGTGTCCATGTAAGCCACTGACGAAACAAGCTTTTGGACTGGTGTAGCGTGTAGCCGTGTGCTGTGGTTCAGATCATTGCCAGAGCCAGGTATATATAGAGCTGGCGAGCAGCCAATGACAGCCTTTTTTAATCTGGTCTTTTTCTTTTTGCGCGTTGACGAAATACTGCAAGTTGTAAGTAGCAAGATTTCGGATTTTGCTAATTGGCAATCTGCTGTAAGCGACGAAATCCCATGGGAAGATTTTGCATTAATCACTGTTTATGAATTTCGGTTTGGAAGTATATATTTGTTGCTGGAGATAGTGTATATCTttcactaccggagactgtgtagttaccgagtgcccagacaattaccgagtgtcaaaagtcggggcactcggaaaaaatttattaccgagtgccaacactcggaaacaataaacacccggtagtagaCCTCTTTACCGAGTCCGAACACTCGGTAACCTAAAACACTCGGTAGATCTACAATTTTACCGaaggggcgcactcggtaaaaagAGACACTCGGTATTGAGCTGCCACGTCTCCAGTATACCAACCGTGCgccaaacggcgtcacggcatgacattttgccgagtgtataagtatttgcactcggtaataataaagttttaccgagtgtaagttcacaacactcggtaaacactatcttttaccgagtgtactggcgcaacactcggtaaaattcaaccaaatttcttgtttttcccttcattctttttcctctatccacatatgatatttagtactccattccaaaatatggtgtttatttcgatttatttactatatttcacaaaattttcattctttatgataattagatacatatcgtgtaaatttaattgtaataattaaaatcgaactcgataaatcacgagattggaagaattaacattgaagcatacatctatattatagaaaaattttcataacgtttcggaagtatttttacattcgtcgctgccgaaccggtacatctcccaaagagacactaaacattcacaatgacgagtaggatttctattaagagtgaaattcaacattatgatttgaacttagaattttttagatagtaaatagatgacatgaaatagttaatgtgaaagtttggtgaattttaggattaaattggcattttttcatttttgttttgcatgaaataatgtatacttttaccgagtgtgacctcaaacactcggtaaagattagccacggcccacctgtctcTTTACACGGCCCACCtgtctctttaccgagtgccgtagatctaggcactcggtaaacatttattgggctgcggtgcttctgtttaccgagtgccgtagatctgggcactcggtaaacatgtaccaggcccacatgtaattgggctgcggtgcttgagtttaccgagtgccgtagatctgggcactcggtaaacatataccaggcccacatgtaattgggctgcggtgcttgagtttaccgagtgctgtatttctaggcactcggtaaacagaggcattcacttagtcgtttctccctccctcaaatcgtgcattcacttagtcgtttctGTTTACCGCACGCCCGCGCATCCCCGCCGCAGCGCCGCCGTCCcccgcgccggcgcctccccgccgtcccccgcacttgcgcccgcgcctccccgcgcccgcgcgctccacgccgacgccggcgcctccccgccgtcgccggcgcctccccaccgccgcggccgcctcctcccctccacgccgTCGCAGAACCGGCGCGCGCGGTGGAAGACGAAGCAGCTGGAGAAGGGGAAAGGAAGGGCTGAAGCTCCAGCTCgactcctcccctccaccaccgccgccaccgggcggtcccccacagccgccgccaccgggaaAGGAAGGGCTGCAACCTGGGctcctcctccggctccggcTGCTCCTCCGgctgcggctcctcctcctccggctccggctccggctcctcgcgCTGGCCGTCCTGGACGCGAGCGCGCTGGACACCTGGGCGATCCACGGCGTCGTCTGACTCCGACGAGCTCCCGGCCTCCCGCTCGACACCGAGCACGCGGACGCGCAGCCCCCGGCTCCAACTCCATCCAATCGTCCACCCTTTTCTGAGGTATTCTGAggctcttcatcttcatcatcctcgCTGTCATGAACTACCAGTGCAACCTTGGATGTGCACATTTTTTTCTTTCCCATTTGTTGTTGATGTTACAGAAACTACCAGTGCCCCCTGCATTGCATATTGCGAGTTGGAATCTAGGAAACACAATCCCAAGTTAGCTTGGGCATCATCACATGGCACCTCTTGTATAAATTTTAGTGTATAAATTTTAGTGCATTACAGAAACTACCAGTCTCGCTGTCAAATTAAGTTTAGTGTATAAATTTTACCTCTTGTAGCTTCTTATTTTTTTGTGagaaaagaatagccagtttcaaCGTAGA encodes:
- the LOC136472454 gene encoding expansin-A6-like, encoding MDTSASSSRFAAAAAVVAALQLLLLPALSSAGGDAWQQWQEAHATFYGDESGADTMQGACGYGDLFQQGYGLETTALSVALFNEGWSCGGCYEIRCQGSTFCAPGGAPVTVTATNLCPANYSKPNENWCNPPLRHFDLSKPMFLRLVTDFHVGIIPVQYRRVACAKRGGVRFELKGNRWWVAVLVFNVAGAGDVKAVAAKGSRDGGQWIDMARSWGQVWTNGDGRSVGEGLSFRVVASDGRAIVLDDAVPSGWAFGQSFEGRGQF